TCCACATCGTACATTGCGTACTCCACATTGGGGTTTCTAAGGAGGTAGTCAATGAGTGGTGCGAATAATGTGTATGTCTCTCCCTGAACCACAGCCTCTATGTAATTCTCCTCAGCCTTAACTATACTAATCTTAATCACAACCCACGTTACCACGGGGCTATTAAAAGCCTTTCACTAACGCCAGAGCCGCTGTGAGGAATGCCTTAATAATCCCTCCATGGGTTAGCCCCACGTGATGAGAGCTCCCGGCACGGATTGGTGAGGAATTCACGTACCGGCTGATCCTCAGCCGTTGGCGTTCTAATCACGGTTCATTAAAGGGTACGTTCATCACCAACGGGCTTGATCACTCAGTGGGTGGTCCACCCCTAAGCCTACCGCCCCTCCTTATGTCCCTCATCCTGCTTATGTTCCTCTCGACCCTCTTCATGAGTGTTTCGAAGGCATACCTAACGGCGTTTATTGGGTCCCAATCAACCTCATTCACTGTGTATGTGGAGTTATCATCCTTAAGCATGAGGTGGACCGAGTACTTACTGCGCTTTTCCCCACCACCCCCCTCGTACCTCTTGATATTCACCTTGAGGTCTATTATGTTGGTCATCCTGTTGAGCTTAGCCACGTAATTACTAACCACCTTCTCAATGAGCGCCTTTGAATCCTCATCCACATCAACCAGCCTGGCCTCTATGGGCACCTCCTCAAAGGGCTTAATCACAGCCCTCAGTATGTCATAACCCGACACCACACCAACCACCGAGTCACCACTTAGCACGGGCATCCCGGAAATACCCTTACTAAGCATTAGGTCAACCACGTAGTTAAGGTCATCACCCTCCTTAACCGTAACCACGGGTGTCGTGGCCAAAGCCCTAACGGGCGCCGCCAGTATATCATCCTCAGTACCCACCACATCACCCCTCTTACTGCGCCTTGGCATTGAGGCGTAGTAAAGCCTCTCTATGATGTCCCTCATCGTAATTATACCGTATAGTTTACCGCCATCGAGTACGGGGAGCCTCGTGATTCCGTGGCGAATCATCAACCACTTGGCCCTGGCCACGGCCTCATCGGCATTGATCGTTATGGCCGGTTTAGACATCACAGCACCCACGCTAGCCCTGGGCAACCTATTACTCTCCCGTAGGTACCTAAGCAGTGACTCCCTGGTGAGTAGCCCCCTGAGACCCATGGAGTTGTCAACCACGGGCAAAGCCCTAACCCTGAGACTCAGTATCTTCTCAATACCCTTAATGTAATCAGCACCCTCATTTATTGAGTACGGCGGCGACA
This is a stretch of genomic DNA from Vulcanisaeta thermophila. It encodes these proteins:
- a CDS encoding CBS domain-containing protein, with product MPSVSELMESAVVVVKPKDLVSRVISEMRERRIWLAPVVNDNGKLVGVVSYRDLLERRVGLKSKVSSIMSPPYSINEGADYIKGIEKILSLRVRALPVVDNSMGLRGLLTRESLLRYLRESNRLPRASVGAVMSKPAITINADEAVARAKWLMIRHGITRLPVLDGGKLYGIITMRDIIERLYYASMPRRSKRGDVVGTEDDILAAPVRALATTPVVTVKEGDDLNYVVDLMLSKGISGMPVLSGDSVVGVVSGYDILRAVIKPFEEVPIEARLVDVDEDSKALIEKVVSNYVAKLNRMTNIIDLKVNIKRYEGGGGEKRSKYSVHLMLKDDNSTYTVNEVDWDPINAVRYAFETLMKRVERNISRMRDIRRGGRLRGGPPTE
- a CDS encoding RpoL/Rpb11 RNA polymerase subunit family protein, translating into MIKISIVKAEENYIEAVVQGETYTLFAPLIDYLLRNPNVEYAMYDVDHPLTRNVRFRIKTRGKPALEVLKETIGEILKDVEEMEKGFLGGGP